In one window of Miscanthus floridulus cultivar M001 chromosome 12, ASM1932011v1, whole genome shotgun sequence DNA:
- the LOC136495676 gene encoding probable lysophospholipase BODYGUARD 3: MHIGTCVWQEKAAGGMGGAAAAAAVGGGGKGAGAGEWGAVRARVVAGLGVAGCALNFAVSFVVFSALDVLDVVLCLVYKLVDYAAEAEWKSCYCAAARLAGPRGVQVAAAAAPTAVAGPKVVRPVVGVVIRQAAAGGRAGPKVVRLSSESSSHLYVHVQAPPPTLPPVETEDVVFIHGFISSSVFWTETVFPAFSPAARSRYRMFAVDLLGFGRSPKPAESLYTLR; the protein is encoded by the coding sequence ATGCACATTGGGACCTGCGTGTGGCAAGAGAAGGCGGCCGGCGGCATGgggggagctgctgctgctgctgctgtgggagGCGGCGGGaaaggcgccggcgccggcgagtgGGGCGCGGTGCGCGCGAGGGTGGTGGCGGGGCTGGGCGTGGCCGGGTGCGCGCTCAACTTCGCGGTGAGCTTCGTGGTGTTCTCGGCGCTGGACGTGCTGGACGTGGTGCTGTGCCTGGTGTACAAGCTGGTGGACTACGCGGCGGAGGCGGAGTGGAAGTCCTGCTACTGCGCGGCCGCGAGGTTGGCGGGCCCGCGGGGGGTGcaggtggccgccgccgccgcgccgacgGCCGTGGCCGGGCCAAAGGTGGTGCGTCCTGTCGTCGGAGTCGTCATCCGCCAAGCTGCAGCTGGAGGACGTGCCGGGCCAAAGGTGGTGCGTCTGTCGTCGGAGTCGTCGTCCCACCTCTACGTCCACGTCCAGGCTCCACCGCCGACGCTACCACCGGTGGAGACAGAGGACGTGGTGTTCATCCACGGCTTCATCTCGTCGTCCGTGTTCTGGACGGAGACGGTGTTCCCGGCGTTCAGCCCCGCGGCGCGGTCCCGGTACCGGATGTTCGCGGTGGACCTGCTGGGGTTCGGGCGCAGCCCCAAGCCGGCGGAGTCGCTGTACACGCTGCGCTAG
- the LOC136495675 gene encoding uncharacterized protein, with protein MAIGLAMVKASFLWHRENSPFFFLVACPRSHVLSTGTLRSPHVPARRPRRGPLPTSHCDPFAFPDGAPPLLVAATLPKPRSRSSGGPMLCRATGAPARPNPSGAARRHHARAGFPVASPGHRAIVGLTVDARTGRIRIWKIQIISVWTVNQMQDNSSNWKTEYFQLFRIKRIPFHVWMLHRSLLPLCAA; from the exons ATGGCAATTGGCCTGGCAATG GTAAAAGCCTCTTTTTTATGGCACCGCGAGAATTCCCCCTTCTTTTTTCTCGTTGCCTGCCCTCGTTCGCACGTCCTCTCCACCGGCACCCTCCGCAGCCCCCACGTGCCCGCGCGCCGCCCCCGGCGAGGCCCACTGCCGACCAGCCACTGCGACCCCTTCGCCTTCCCCGACGGCGCGCCGCCGTTGCTGGTCGCGGCGACGCTGCCGAAGCCACGAAGCCGCAG CTCTGGCGGCCCGATGTTATGCCGCGCCACGGGAGCTCCGGCACGGCCAAACCCTAGCGGAGCAGCCCGGCGCCACCACGCCCGCGCCGGCTTCCCTGTCGCCTCGCCGGGCCACCGTGCCATTGTTGGCCTCACGGTGGACGCCCGCACCGGACGAATCAG GATTTGGAAAATTCAGATTATTTCTGTCTGGACTGTAAATCAAATGCAAGACAATTCCAGCAACTGGAAAACTGAATACTTCCAGTTGTTCAGA ATTAAGAGGATACCCTTCCATGTGTGGATGCTTCACCGTTCTCTCCTTCCTCTCTGCGCAGCGTAA